Proteins encoded together in one Cellulomonas gilvus ATCC 13127 window:
- a CDS encoding carbohydrate ABC transporter permease has translation MTTPDLTAAPAAPTPEPGPFRPHQRERSRGTPATWVRGGGLSALVLALPLLVVFGVFSWWPIVSAVEMSLQKTNLVDAPTWVGLDNFRAVLTDPLLPTVLRNTAWFAVLALVFGYPVPLIGAVLMSELRRRKGFYSVLAYLPVVVPPVVAVLLWKFFYDPRPEGVFNTVLGWVGLGPYPWLADATWAMPSLVLEATWAAAGGTVIIYLAALISVPAELYDAAEVDGASVWRKLWHVTLPQLRGVLFITLILQVIGTAQVFLEPFLFTNGGPNHATETIMLRVYNLAFANLGNNFGQATALSLLLAAFLAVMSLLYFRLTRSWSTS, from the coding sequence GTGACCACCCCTGATCTGACCGCCGCCCCCGCGGCACCCACCCCTGAGCCGGGCCCGTTCCGGCCGCACCAGCGCGAGCGCTCGCGCGGTACGCCCGCGACCTGGGTGCGCGGCGGCGGGTTGAGCGCGCTCGTGCTCGCCCTGCCCCTGCTCGTCGTGTTCGGCGTGTTCTCGTGGTGGCCCATCGTGTCCGCCGTCGAGATGAGCCTGCAGAAGACCAACCTCGTCGACGCACCCACGTGGGTGGGCCTGGACAACTTCCGGGCGGTGCTGACGGACCCGCTCCTGCCGACGGTGCTGCGGAACACCGCGTGGTTCGCGGTGCTCGCGCTCGTGTTCGGCTACCCCGTCCCGCTGATCGGTGCGGTGCTCATGAGCGAGCTGCGCCGGCGCAAGGGCTTCTACTCGGTGCTCGCCTACCTGCCCGTCGTCGTGCCGCCCGTGGTCGCCGTCCTGCTGTGGAAGTTCTTCTACGACCCGCGGCCCGAGGGCGTCTTCAACACCGTGCTCGGCTGGGTGGGTCTGGGTCCGTACCCGTGGCTCGCGGACGCGACGTGGGCCATGCCCTCGCTCGTGCTCGAGGCGACGTGGGCGGCCGCGGGCGGCACCGTGATCATCTACCTGGCCGCGCTCATCAGCGTGCCGGCCGAGCTGTACGACGCCGCGGAGGTCGACGGTGCCTCGGTGTGGCGCAAGCTCTGGCACGTGACGCTGCCGCAGCTGCGCGGCGTCCTGTTCATCACGCTGATCCTGCAGGTCATCGGCACGGCCCAGGTGTTCCTCGAGCCGTTCCTGTTCACCAACGGCGGTCCCAACCACGCGACCGAGACGATCATGCTGCGCGTCTACAACCTCGCGTTCGCCAACCTCGGCAACAACTTCGGGCAGGCGACCGCGCTGAGCCTGCTGCTCGCGGCGTTCCTGGCCGTCATGTCCCTGCTGTACTTCCGCCTGACGCGATCCTGGAGCACGTCGTGA
- a CDS encoding carbohydrate ABC transporter permease, which produces MTTTSPRSTPVQATGAPAGAPAAASLGPAPARGTAPARPRRRRAAPDERERGALSVADWRRPGVRWTWRGMHGVLLVLLLVWCLGPLLLLAKYAFTPTQDILTAPMAVFPHGPTLENVDQAWNRYHIGQYFLNTVWVAFGSWFVQVLVATTGGYVLSVLRPRWARALHWAVLTTLFVPAVVLLIPLYKIVVDPPVGQSLIDNYLAVWLPAGASAFNVVLVARFFDSLPREVFEAARVDGAGPFRMFWSIVLPMSRPIVGVVSVFAVIASWKDFLWPFLVLKSETVKPLSVYLQSMANVDKGTLMAALAISTLIPVVMFLVFQRMFLRGAGLGGAVKG; this is translated from the coding sequence GTGACCACCACCTCGCCCCGGTCGACCCCCGTCCAGGCCACCGGCGCACCCGCCGGGGCACCCGCGGCGGCGAGCCTCGGCCCGGCGCCCGCGCGCGGCACGGCGCCGGCCCGACCGCGCCGCCGTCGCGCGGCGCCCGACGAGCGTGAGCGCGGAGCGCTGTCGGTCGCCGACTGGCGACGGCCGGGCGTGCGCTGGACCTGGCGTGGCATGCACGGCGTGCTGCTCGTGCTCCTGCTGGTGTGGTGCCTGGGCCCGCTGCTGCTGCTCGCGAAGTACGCGTTCACACCGACGCAGGACATCCTGACCGCGCCCATGGCGGTGTTCCCGCACGGACCCACGCTCGAGAACGTCGACCAGGCGTGGAACAGGTACCACATCGGGCAGTACTTCCTGAACACCGTGTGGGTCGCGTTCGGCTCGTGGTTCGTCCAGGTGCTGGTCGCCACGACGGGCGGGTACGTGCTGTCGGTGCTGCGCCCACGCTGGGCGCGCGCGCTGCACTGGGCCGTGCTGACCACGCTGTTCGTGCCGGCCGTGGTGCTGCTGATCCCGCTGTACAAGATCGTGGTCGACCCGCCCGTGGGCCAGTCGCTCATCGACAACTACCTGGCGGTGTGGCTCCCCGCGGGGGCGAGCGCGTTCAACGTGGTGCTCGTGGCCAGGTTCTTCGACTCGCTGCCGCGTGAGGTGTTCGAGGCCGCGCGCGTGGACGGTGCGGGCCCGTTCCGGATGTTCTGGTCGATCGTGCTGCCGATGAGCCGGCCGATCGTCGGCGTGGTCTCGGTGTTCGCCGTGATCGCGTCGTGGAAGGACTTCCTGTGGCCGTTCCTGGTGCTCAAGTCCGAGACCGTCAAGCCGTTGTCGGTGTACCTGCAGTCGATGGCGAACGTGGACAAGGGCACGCTCATGGCCGCGCTCGCGATCTCCACGCTCATCCCCGTGGTGATGTTCCTGGTCTTCCAGCGCATGTTCCTGCGTGGTGCGGGTCTGGGCGGCGCGGTCAAGGGCTGA
- a CDS encoding ferrochelatase, with product MHDETPQNLTAPYDALLLASFGGPDGPEDVMPFLRNVTAGKGIPDERLAEVAEHYHHFGGASPINGQNLALQRELVAELTRRGIDLPVLWGNRNWTPYTKDALAAAHADGARRVLALVTSAFASYSGCRQYREDFWSSLEDLGADLGLPAGEHPLVIDKVRPYFNHPGFVAANVDAVVEALAQVPEDARVVFVTHSVPLTMEEASGLAGPSYAQQHLDVAATVAAAAGERIGRTVEWDLTYCSRSGPPHQPWLEPDVNDHLAVLAAAGVHAVVLSPIGFVSDHMEVVFDLDTEALETARELGVKAVRADTVGTRAVFVSGLVDLILERAATARAAMAGEPAPEQARVGALPARPDVCAPDCCRRQHGVDSGRLAACGADPRR from the coding sequence GTGCACGACGAGACCCCCCAGAACCTGACGGCACCGTACGACGCACTCCTGCTCGCCTCCTTCGGCGGACCGGACGGCCCCGAGGACGTGATGCCGTTCCTGCGCAACGTGACCGCCGGCAAGGGCATCCCCGACGAGCGGCTCGCCGAGGTGGCCGAGCACTACCACCACTTCGGCGGCGCGAGCCCGATCAACGGCCAGAACCTCGCGCTGCAGCGCGAGCTGGTCGCGGAGCTCACGCGCCGCGGGATCGACCTGCCCGTCTTGTGGGGCAACCGCAACTGGACGCCGTACACCAAGGACGCGCTGGCCGCGGCGCACGCCGACGGCGCCCGGCGCGTGCTCGCCCTGGTGACGAGCGCGTTCGCGTCGTACTCCGGGTGCCGGCAGTACCGCGAGGACTTCTGGTCCTCGCTCGAGGACCTGGGCGCGGACCTGGGCCTGCCGGCGGGGGAGCACCCGCTGGTGATCGACAAGGTCCGCCCGTACTTCAACCACCCGGGCTTCGTCGCCGCGAACGTCGACGCCGTGGTCGAGGCGCTCGCACAGGTCCCCGAGGACGCGCGCGTGGTGTTCGTGACGCACTCCGTCCCGCTGACCATGGAGGAGGCCTCCGGTCTGGCCGGTCCGTCCTACGCGCAGCAGCACCTGGACGTCGCCGCGACGGTCGCCGCTGCCGCGGGCGAGCGCATCGGGCGGACGGTCGAGTGGGACCTCACCTACTGCTCCCGGTCCGGCCCGCCGCACCAGCCGTGGCTCGAGCCCGACGTCAACGACCACCTCGCGGTGCTCGCGGCCGCCGGGGTTCACGCCGTGGTGCTCTCGCCCATCGGGTTCGTGTCCGACCACATGGAGGTCGTGTTCGACCTCGACACCGAGGCGCTCGAGACCGCGCGTGAGCTGGGCGTCAAGGCCGTGCGCGCGGACACCGTCGGGACGCGAGCGGTGTTCGTGAGCGGGCTCGTGGACCTGATCCTCGAGCGCGCCGCCACGGCCCGCGCCGCGATGGCCGGCGAGCCCGCTCCCGAGCAGGCGCGCGTGGGCGCGTTGCCCGCGCGGCCCGACGTGTGCGCGCCGGACTGCTGCCGCCGTCAGCACGGCGTCGACTCGGGTCGCCTCGCCGCATGCGGCGCGGACCCGCGGCGCTGA
- the hemQ gene encoding hydrogen peroxide-dependent heme synthase produces the protein MSHAPTDVEALNSTVRYAMWSVFALEEVLPEADDERAELVADALAAVAEDTGLVVRGWYDVAGLRADADLMVWWHAETVEQVQGAYQRLRRSDLGRHLLPVWSVVGLHRAAEFNRSHVPAFLAGEEPGDYMCVYPFVRSYDWYVLPADDRRRMLVEHGHAARDYADVRANTVSAFALGDYEWILAFEAGELHRIVDLMRDLRATDARLHVREEVPFYTGPRTELGAWADKQPRG, from the coding sequence GTGAGCCACGCCCCCACCGACGTCGAGGCGCTCAACTCGACCGTCCGCTACGCCATGTGGTCGGTCTTCGCGCTCGAGGAGGTGCTGCCCGAGGCCGACGACGAGCGCGCCGAGCTGGTCGCGGACGCGCTGGCCGCGGTCGCCGAGGACACGGGCCTGGTGGTCCGCGGCTGGTACGACGTCGCGGGACTGCGCGCCGATGCGGACCTCATGGTCTGGTGGCACGCCGAGACCGTCGAGCAGGTCCAGGGCGCGTACCAGCGGCTGCGGCGCAGCGACCTGGGCCGTCACCTGCTGCCCGTGTGGTCGGTGGTGGGCCTGCACCGCGCGGCCGAGTTCAACCGGTCCCACGTGCCGGCGTTCCTCGCGGGGGAGGAGCCGGGCGACTACATGTGCGTCTACCCGTTCGTCCGCTCGTACGACTGGTACGTGCTGCCCGCCGACGACCGCCGGCGCATGCTCGTCGAGCACGGTCACGCCGCACGCGACTACGCCGACGTGCGTGCCAACACCGTCTCGGCGTTCGCCCTGGGCGACTACGAGTGGATCCTGGCGTTCGAGGCCGGTGAGCTGCACCGCATCGTGGACCTCATGCGGGACCTGCGCGCGACCGACGCCCGCCTGCACGTGCGCGAGGAGGTGCCCTTCTACACCGGGCCGCGCACCGAGCTCGGCGCGTGGGCGGACAAGCAGCCGCGCGGCTGA
- a CDS encoding META domain-containing protein, translating into MLRLVGTWRVSVLTSAAVAASDTPDEHARTAELAFDGDGQVYGSGGVNRLRGTWALAGDTLTFGPLVSTLVAGTPEAMRRESELLRLLAGPLMLRTPDGERVVAGDPARDHEPDRRAAALELVAADGGRLRLERTQGSDLL; encoded by the coding sequence ATGCTGCGACTCGTGGGGACGTGGCGGGTGTCGGTGCTGACCTCCGCCGCCGTTGCGGCGTCCGACACTCCCGACGAGCATGCGCGCACCGCCGAGCTGGCGTTCGACGGCGACGGGCAGGTCTACGGCAGCGGCGGCGTCAACCGCCTGCGCGGGACGTGGGCGCTCGCAGGCGACACGCTCACCTTCGGGCCGCTGGTCTCGACGCTGGTCGCGGGGACGCCGGAGGCGATGCGGCGCGAGAGCGAGCTGCTGCGCCTGCTCGCCGGCCCCCTGATGCTGCGCACGCCGGACGGCGAGCGCGTCGTCGCGGGCGACCCGGCGCGCGACCACGAGCCCGACCGCCGTGCCGCCGCGCTCGAGCTGGTGGCCGCGGACGGGGGCCGCCTGCGCCTCGAGCGCACCCAGGGCAGCGACCTGCTCTGA
- a CDS encoding Glu/Leu/Phe/Val family dehydrogenase yields the protein MSRVTSPLTTAQVQLASAVEILGYSPGLHEMLATPRREMNVAVPLRRDDGDIVMFRGYRVQHNISRGPGKGGLRFAASVDVDEVRALAMWMTWKCAVVDVPYGGAKGGVTIDPRGYSDAELERVTRRYTSEIMPIIGPERDIMAPDIGTDEQTMAWVMDTYSVNQGYTIPAVTTGKPLAVGGSLGRATATGRGVVHATVAALADAGVDLREVSAAVQGFGKVGSHAAHWLHEGGARVVAVSDVDGGIRADDGLDIPALQRHLAGGGRVTDFPGGEPVSNTALLALDVDVLIPAAIEGVLDEATAQGVKAHWVVEAANGPTTPEGDRVLAERGIVVVPDILANAGGVVVSYFEWVQANQAYWWTAPEIAERLELRMREAYAAVAQAAREQSLSLRDAALTIGVRRVAEAHQIRGLYP from the coding sequence GTGTCGCGGGTGACGTCGCCGTTGACCACAGCCCAGGTCCAGCTCGCATCGGCAGTCGAGATCCTGGGGTACTCCCCCGGTCTGCACGAGATGCTGGCAACGCCCCGCCGCGAGATGAACGTGGCCGTCCCGCTCCGGCGCGACGACGGCGACATCGTGATGTTCCGCGGGTACCGGGTCCAGCACAACATCTCGCGCGGTCCGGGCAAGGGCGGTCTGCGCTTCGCCGCGTCGGTGGACGTCGACGAGGTGCGTGCGCTGGCGATGTGGATGACCTGGAAGTGCGCGGTCGTCGACGTGCCGTACGGCGGCGCCAAGGGGGGCGTGACCATCGACCCGCGCGGCTACTCCGACGCGGAGCTCGAGCGCGTGACCCGCCGCTACACGAGCGAGATCATGCCGATCATCGGCCCCGAGCGGGACATCATGGCCCCGGACATCGGCACGGACGAGCAGACCATGGCGTGGGTCATGGACACGTACTCCGTCAACCAGGGGTACACGATCCCCGCCGTGACCACGGGCAAGCCGCTCGCGGTCGGCGGCTCGCTGGGCCGCGCGACCGCCACCGGACGGGGCGTCGTGCACGCGACGGTCGCGGCGCTGGCCGACGCGGGCGTGGACCTGCGCGAGGTGAGCGCGGCGGTGCAGGGCTTCGGCAAGGTCGGCTCGCATGCGGCGCACTGGTTGCACGAGGGTGGTGCGCGCGTGGTCGCGGTGTCCGACGTGGACGGCGGGATCCGCGCCGACGACGGCCTCGACATCCCCGCGCTGCAGCGGCACCTGGCCGGCGGTGGGCGCGTCACCGACTTCCCCGGCGGCGAGCCCGTGTCGAACACCGCGCTGCTCGCGCTCGACGTCGACGTGCTGATCCCCGCCGCGATCGAGGGCGTGCTGGACGAGGCGACCGCGCAGGGCGTCAAGGCGCACTGGGTGGTGGAGGCCGCGAACGGGCCGACGACCCCGGAGGGCGACCGCGTGCTGGCCGAGAGGGGCATCGTCGTGGTGCCCGACATCCTGGCCAATGCCGGCGGCGTGGTCGTGTCCTACTTCGAGTGGGTGCAGGCGAACCAGGCGTACTGGTGGACCGCACCGGAGATCGCCGAGCGGCTCGAGCTGCGGATGCGCGAGGCGTACGCCGCTGTCGCGCAGGCCGCGCGCGAGCAGTCGCTCTCGCTGCGGGACGCGGCGCTCACGATCGGGGTGCGTCGCGTCGCCGAGGCCCACCAGATCCGGGGCCTGTACCCCTGA
- a CDS encoding LacI family DNA-binding transcriptional regulator, protein MVVENSILTVEGDDRPSAPTLEQVAERAGVSRSTASRAINGGLRVSPDALAAVEAAVAELGYTPNRAARSLVTKRTDSIALVVPEPDERVLSDPFFAGTLNGLSTSLADSDIQVVLVIARPGESERTVRYLRNGHVDGAIVVSHHRTDDLDRTLLTSRVPNVFVGRPLSVDPAEVHYVDTDNVAGGTLAARHLIERGCRRIATIAGPEDMSAGVDRLAGWRAALDAAGMPTDAVLHGDFTLASGARTARELVEQFPDVDGVFIASDLMAAGALSVFAELGRDVPGDIAVVGYDNIGVAASTTPPLTTIVQPVVSMARAAGSRLLAQLHGEPVSREPLIFAPEIVVRASA, encoded by the coding sequence ATGGTGGTCGAGAACTCCATCCTCACCGTCGAGGGTGACGACCGGCCGAGCGCTCCGACGCTCGAGCAGGTCGCCGAGCGCGCCGGGGTGTCGCGCTCCACGGCATCGCGCGCCATCAACGGCGGCCTGCGCGTCTCGCCCGATGCGCTCGCCGCGGTCGAGGCCGCTGTGGCCGAGCTCGGGTACACCCCCAACCGCGCGGCGCGCTCGCTGGTCACGAAGCGCACCGACTCCATCGCTCTCGTCGTGCCCGAGCCCGACGAGCGGGTCCTGTCGGACCCGTTCTTCGCCGGCACGCTCAACGGCCTGTCCACGTCGCTCGCGGACTCGGACATCCAGGTGGTCCTCGTCATCGCCCGTCCGGGCGAGAGCGAGCGCACGGTGCGGTACCTGCGCAACGGTCACGTCGACGGCGCCATCGTGGTCTCGCACCACCGCACCGACGACCTGGACCGCACGCTGCTCACCTCCCGCGTGCCCAACGTGTTCGTCGGGCGGCCGCTGTCGGTCGACCCCGCCGAGGTGCACTACGTCGACACCGACAACGTGGCGGGTGGCACGCTCGCCGCGCGTCACCTCATCGAGCGCGGCTGCCGCCGCATCGCGACGATCGCCGGTCCCGAGGACATGTCGGCGGGCGTCGACCGTCTCGCGGGCTGGCGGGCCGCGCTGGACGCGGCCGGCATGCCGACCGACGCGGTGCTGCACGGCGACTTCACGCTCGCGTCGGGCGCCCGCACGGCGCGCGAGCTCGTCGAGCAGTTCCCGGACGTCGACGGCGTGTTCATCGCGTCCGACCTCATGGCCGCGGGTGCGCTGAGCGTGTTCGCCGAGCTGGGCCGTGACGTGCCGGGCGACATCGCGGTCGTGGGGTACGACAACATCGGTGTGGCCGCCTCGACCACGCCGCCGCTCACGACGATCGTCCAGCCCGTCGTGTCGATGGCGCGCGCCGCGGGCAGCCGCCTGCTGGCACAGCTGCACGGGGAGCCCGTCTCGCGCGAGCCCCTGATCTTCGCGCCCGAGATCGTCGTCCGCGCCTCCGCCTGA
- a CDS encoding carbohydrate ABC transporter permease — protein MSSIPVIQQSAGKGAARAAARKTNRKVGGYDRRPPYFMYILLGIVLLVGVAPIYYTLVVGSSDPESIAKSPLPQLFPDASLFDKFDQVINAEAFSFWQAVWNSLLIAVVVSASTVLFSTLAGFAFAKLRFPGRKGLLVFVIATMAVPTQLGVVPLYIIMTKLEWVGHLQAVIIPSLVGAFGVFWMTQYLEEALPYELVEAARVDGASMFRTFWSIALPAARPAAAMLALFTFVAQWVNFFWPSIVLNSQNPTLPLAVKLLQQNYFVDYSLIMAGVFLMTLPLLVLFAFAGRQLVAGIMAGAVKG, from the coding sequence ATGAGCTCGATCCCGGTCATCCAGCAGAGCGCCGGCAAGGGCGCCGCGCGCGCCGCGGCGCGCAAGACGAACCGCAAGGTCGGTGGCTACGACCGCCGCCCGCCGTACTTCATGTACATCCTGCTGGGCATCGTCCTGCTCGTCGGCGTCGCGCCGATCTACTACACGCTCGTCGTCGGGTCCTCGGACCCGGAGTCGATCGCCAAGAGCCCGCTGCCCCAGCTGTTCCCGGACGCGTCGCTGTTCGACAAGTTCGACCAGGTGATCAACGCCGAGGCGTTCAGCTTCTGGCAGGCGGTCTGGAACTCGCTGCTCATCGCGGTCGTGGTCTCGGCCTCGACGGTGCTGTTCTCCACGCTCGCCGGGTTCGCGTTCGCCAAGCTGCGCTTCCCGGGCCGCAAGGGTCTGCTGGTCTTCGTCATCGCGACGATGGCCGTCCCGACCCAGCTCGGCGTGGTGCCGCTGTACATCATCATGACGAAGCTCGAGTGGGTCGGGCACCTGCAGGCGGTCATCATCCCGAGCCTCGTCGGCGCGTTCGGCGTGTTCTGGATGACGCAGTACCTCGAGGAGGCGCTGCCGTACGAGCTCGTCGAGGCGGCCCGCGTCGACGGTGCGTCGATGTTCCGGACGTTCTGGTCCATCGCGCTGCCGGCCGCCCGGCCCGCGGCCGCGATGCTCGCGCTGTTCACGTTCGTCGCCCAGTGGGTGAACTTCTTCTGGCCGTCGATCGTCCTGAACAGCCAGAACCCGACGCTCCCGCTCGCGGTGAAGCTGCTGCAGCAGAACTACTTCGTCGACTACTCGCTCATCATGGCGGGTGTCTTCCTGATGACACTCCCGCTGCTCGTGCTGTTCGCGTTCGCCGGCCGCCAGCTGGTTGCGGGCATCATGGCGGGCGCAGTCAAGGGCTGA
- a CDS encoding carbohydrate ABC transporter permease: MSVQSPPAPEDELDRLPRQPRRVGFSQTLSRWDVKVSPYLYISPFFILFFVTGLFPILYTAWVSVHQWGMLQGQGDFVGLKNFSDVFAQPDFWKSLRNTMSIFVLSSVPQVIAAILIAALLDQNLRAKTFWRMGVLLPYVVAPVAVGLIFTRLFADQSGLVNSWLGAIGIDPIRWHVDALASHVAIASMVNFRWTGYNALIFLAAMQAVPRELYEAAIIDGAGRVRQFFSVTIPTIRATVVFVVITSTIGGLQIFDEPRVFDELGTGGASRQWLTTTLYLYNTGWTGQYNLGRAAAIAWLLFLLILVIGMLNFFLTQRIATGASGPSKKQVRRAKKRLDAERKSA, from the coding sequence ATGTCCGTCCAGTCACCCCCTGCCCCGGAGGACGAGCTCGACCGGCTCCCCCGGCAGCCACGCCGCGTGGGCTTCTCCCAGACGCTGAGCCGCTGGGACGTGAAGGTCTCGCCCTACCTGTACATCTCCCCCTTCTTCATCCTGTTCTTCGTCACCGGTCTCTTCCCGATCCTGTACACGGCGTGGGTCTCGGTCCACCAGTGGGGGATGCTGCAGGGGCAGGGCGACTTCGTCGGCCTCAAGAACTTCAGCGACGTGTTCGCGCAGCCCGACTTCTGGAAGTCGCTGCGCAACACGATGTCGATCTTCGTGCTGTCGTCGGTGCCGCAGGTGATCGCCGCGATCCTCATCGCCGCGCTGCTGGACCAGAACCTGCGCGCCAAGACGTTCTGGCGCATGGGCGTCCTGCTCCCCTACGTCGTCGCCCCCGTCGCCGTCGGCCTGATCTTCACGCGTCTCTTCGCGGACCAGAGCGGCCTCGTCAACAGCTGGCTCGGCGCGATCGGCATCGACCCGATCCGCTGGCACGTCGACGCGCTCGCGAGCCACGTGGCCATCGCCTCGATGGTCAACTTCCGCTGGACCGGCTACAACGCGCTGATCTTCCTGGCCGCGATGCAGGCCGTCCCGCGTGAGCTGTACGAGGCCGCGATCATCGACGGCGCGGGCCGCGTCCGCCAGTTCTTCTCGGTGACGATCCCGACGATCCGCGCGACCGTCGTCTTCGTGGTCATCACGTCGACCATCGGTGGCCTGCAGATCTTCGACGAGCCGCGCGTGTTCGACGAGCTCGGCACCGGCGGTGCGTCGCGTCAGTGGCTGACCACGACGCTCTACCTCTACAACACCGGATGGACCGGCCAGTACAACCTCGGCCGAGCCGCAGCGATCGCGTGGCTGCTGTTCCTGCTCATCCTCGTGATCGGCATGCTCAACTTCTTCCTGACGCAGCGGATCGCGACCGGAGCCTCCGGCCCCAGCAAGAAGCAGGTGCGTCGGGCGAAGAAGCGCCTCGACGCCGAGAGGAAGTCGGCATGA
- a CDS encoding ABC transporter substrate-binding protein — translation MRKSTRKFLAVTASVASIALLATACSSDEDPKPSASGDASKPANEDPITLTVATFNNFGYTEELLAEYTKTHPNVTVKQTVAAQSGDARTNLTTKIAAGGAGLADIEAIEIDWLPELVQSADKFVDLKSPETDGRWPESKTKPATAANGALIGYGTDVGPEAICYRSDLFEAAGLPTDPAEVADLLGGAGATWDTYFEVGKKFTDKSDAAWFDSANAIYQGMVNQLEFAYEKEDGSVTPLDENTAIKDTYNKVVSDEVQALSAHLNQWSGDWDAAFPAGKFATMLCPAWMTGPIEQRSAGVEGWAVADVFPGGGGNWGGSYLTVPAGGKNTEAAKELAAWLTSPEVQIKAFVNAGTFPSQLEAQTDPALLDTKNAFMGDAPVGQIFANRYAAITVTPFKGPNYFSIHQTVTDAITRVDVDKSDDAEKSWKGALDAFGALGL, via the coding sequence GTGCGTAAGTCCACCCGTAAGTTCCTGGCCGTCACGGCCAGCGTCGCGAGCATCGCCCTCCTGGCGACGGCCTGCTCGAGCGACGAGGACCCGAAGCCGTCGGCCTCCGGCGACGCGAGCAAGCCCGCCAACGAGGACCCGATCACCCTCACGGTCGCGACCTTCAACAACTTCGGCTACACCGAGGAGCTCCTCGCCGAGTACACGAAGACGCACCCGAACGTCACGGTCAAGCAGACCGTGGCCGCGCAGTCGGGTGACGCGCGCACCAACCTCACCACCAAGATCGCCGCCGGTGGCGCCGGTCTGGCGGACATCGAGGCCATCGAGATCGACTGGCTGCCCGAGCTCGTGCAGTCGGCGGACAAGTTCGTCGACCTGAAGTCGCCCGAGACGGACGGCCGCTGGCCCGAGAGCAAGACCAAGCCCGCCACGGCCGCCAACGGCGCGCTCATCGGCTACGGCACCGACGTCGGCCCCGAGGCCATCTGCTACCGCTCCGACCTGTTCGAGGCGGCCGGCCTGCCGACCGACCCGGCCGAGGTCGCGGACCTGCTCGGTGGCGCGGGCGCCACGTGGGACACGTACTTCGAGGTGGGCAAGAAGTTCACCGACAAGTCCGACGCGGCGTGGTTCGACTCCGCCAACGCGATCTACCAGGGCATGGTGAACCAGCTCGAGTTCGCGTACGAGAAGGAGGACGGCTCCGTCACTCCGCTCGACGAGAACACCGCGATCAAGGACACCTACAACAAGGTCGTCTCGGACGAGGTCCAGGCCCTGTCGGCCCACCTCAACCAGTGGTCGGGCGACTGGGACGCCGCGTTCCCGGCCGGCAAGTTCGCCACGATGCTCTGCCCCGCGTGGATGACCGGCCCGATCGAGCAGCGCTCGGCCGGTGTCGAGGGCTGGGCCGTCGCTGACGTCTTCCCCGGCGGCGGCGGCAACTGGGGCGGTTCGTACCTGACCGTCCCCGCCGGTGGCAAGAACACCGAGGCGGCCAAGGAGCTCGCCGCGTGGCTGACCTCGCCCGAGGTCCAGATCAAGGCGTTCGTGAACGCGGGCACCTTCCCGAGCCAGCTCGAGGCCCAGACGGACCCCGCGCTGCTCGACACCAAGAACGCGTTCATGGGTGACGCCCCGGTCGGCCAGATCTTCGCCAACCGCTACGCCGCCATCACCGTGACCCCGTTCAAGGGCCCGAACTACTTCTCGATCCACCAGACGGTGACCGACGCCATCACCCGCGTCGACGTCGACAAGTCGGACGACGCCGAGAAGTCCTGGAAGGGCGCGCTCGACGCGTTCGGCGCACTGGGCCTCTGA
- a CDS encoding DUF2505 domain-containing protein → MHLAELMLLPTDPWSAARLLADAAHVREAIRAAGATDDAVEVTGDGSAAFTVTSRRTLPADQVPAHLRGFVGGRLEVRQTTSWDAPDDDGARAGTVVAEVAGVPVRLDGRTTLVAHGPAATAVRYEGEVRASVPMFGAVVEELTAGAVRAALAAEAQVAARRLT, encoded by the coding sequence GTGCACCTCGCCGAGCTGATGCTCCTGCCCACCGACCCGTGGTCCGCCGCGCGCCTGCTGGCCGATGCCGCGCACGTGCGCGAGGCGATCCGCGCCGCGGGCGCCACCGACGACGCGGTGGAGGTCACGGGCGACGGCTCGGCGGCCTTCACCGTCACGTCCCGGCGCACTCTGCCCGCCGACCAGGTGCCCGCGCACCTGCGCGGCTTCGTCGGCGGCCGCCTCGAGGTCCGCCAGACGACCTCGTGGGACGCGCCCGACGACGACGGGGCCCGCGCGGGGACGGTGGTCGCCGAGGTCGCGGGCGTACCCGTGCGCCTCGACGGCCGGACCACGCTCGTCGCGCACGGGCCTGCGGCGACCGCCGTGCGGTACGAGGGCGAGGTGCGCGCGTCCGTGCCGATGTTCGGCGCCGTGGTCGAGGAGCTGACGGCCGGCGCGGTGCGCGCCGCGCTGGCCGCCGAGGCACAGGTCGCCGCGCGTCGCCTCACCTGA